The Hevea brasiliensis isolate MT/VB/25A 57/8 chromosome 9, ASM3005281v1, whole genome shotgun sequence nucleotide sequence TTAAAGAACTTTGGTGAGGAAAAAATGCCTTTGTCCCCATAGACAGTGCTAATTAATATTCACTGATATAAGGGTATCGTGGATATATGACATGTGGGCAATGTTTAGAAGGGTATAGGCACGAATATGGTATATAGGTGATTATGCTGGTTTAATATGTGTTATCCAAGTGGTAAGGACCTTCGTCCAACCTAGTTAGACTAGTGtgaagttattaatattttccctTGTAAGATAGCATAGTGTTAGAGAACCAAAGGGGAGCTGCTCCCTAGTGGCACTCCAATGATTAAGTTTGTGAAAGTTGGAAAAGATTGtggacaacaaaaaaaaaaaaaaaagaaagctaaAAATCAAAGCTCGAATGTTTTACCTTGTGGCTATAAACTTTATATACTAGTTGTTAAATCAATGTTGGAGTAATAAGAGTCATTATAGGATATAGACTTGGTAGTAGTCTTTAGCTTTAACGGTGTGGGATGCAAAATTGGTCTACTATGTCAGGAGCCTGCTATCATTTTAGTAGCGGTTATACTATCAATGATGTTGACATTGGTCATGCTCCTCATTGCTTTATGTGTGGTTCATTAAGGCACTTACCTGGTTGTCACTTTTCTATTTCCCATTGGATCTCTCTTTGAGTGCTACCTTAAGGGATCTTTCTTAATGGCATTTGTGTAGTCATTTTGGTGATCTAATGGTCGGTCGATGGGAAGGGGATAGATAGCTTGTCCACTTGATAAGGTAGCGCATCCACCCAATCGAGTAAGGATCATTACCTTTTGAATATGGGCATGATACACCATATATGCAAAAGTGTAGCTATTATAAATCCATGTGTCATCAATCTATCAGATAGATATTATTTATGTATCAATAGGAAATATGACAACAACAATGAAGATTTAATCCCAAACTAGTTTGGCAGCTATATGGACATTTTATCACCATTATGTTTTGTTTGAAATCAATTATACATCAATACCCAAGCATTGTAAATCTTTTAATATTACTTCCCCCAATTAGCATTTTATCATTTTATTACGATAAATGTAATGTGAAATATTAGAACCTTTTATTTCTCATCATAATACAATAAGTTTTTATATTGacatccttaatttttttttagcttaattataatttattatggtatttttcaaaaatatagcaTTGCCctcttaaaaatatataaataatgagTATAATTAATCGTTCTTCAAATTAATTATATACATAATGTTAgccccttaaaaataaatttggttTCACCCTTGCCCTCAATATCATTTTAGGTCTATCCCTTTCCATTCTCACTCATTTCACCACTAATTTATTACATTTTTCATGTTGGGGAATTTTATACTTTATGTTGGACATGACATTTTATCTCAATTTTTGCCACATGCACTTCATTACTAATCTTATCCATTGTCATAATACTAATCAACCATCTTAACATTAGCATTTTGCACGCTTATCTTATGAGTATATTGTACCTTAAAGCTTAACATTCACTCTTATATAATATAGCTACCCTGGCCAAACTTACAATTCACTTTGTTATGAATCCCATAGTCAAAAACCACACTCATCAAACTCCTCTTTTTCATCATCCTATTTTGATCCTATAAATTACATACTCATTTATTAGTCTATCTTAATATAACCTAAATACTTGAACGGGTTGTATTTAACCTAAAACTTTAACCCAAAATCTATACTTAACAATAAATACATAATAACTGATTTTAAATTATTAagaatgaaattttagttgagtcTAAAACTAGTCTAACCATTGGAGATATGCAATATAGAGCATTAAAATCAGATTTATGGGTTATATTCATGTGGCCAAAATACATTCTTTCAAAAAGCATACAGAAAAAATTGACTTCCAAAAGTTTGAATAAAAAAACTGGCATGGAAGCTCATCAGAGTGGCTCTCCCAAAAGTTGCACATTTTGAGGGTATTTTGTCCACCTTTTGGATATAGCTaatagctgatagacacccaaatagGTAAGTTAAAATGTTTGACAAATTTTAAAAAGTAGAGTTATTTCTAATCAGAAgataattgatttgattttattttttatttagattatattatcatttttcatgtaacttgaaaattaatactattaatatttttatttttttatttataattttaacattttaattagcgcattattattttattaaaatatttttttattaataatacttatttattataaaaaatacatttttttaCATCTAAAAACCTAAAATTAActataaattttttctttattaataataataattattttattattttgtaactacagttttaaagttatttaattatttttttacagAATTTAATTATATTCttgtttaaataataaaataagtaatataatatattaaattaataattatatctttaattaaataataaaataattgatataatatattaaattaataattatattaataatataataaataatataatatattaagttaattatctatttaatttaataataaataatataatataataaatttataattatatatttattttaataataaaataaattatataatattatttttattaacaattttacataataataataataaaaataattttatcaaatatttaaaataaataatctaTAATCAGCTGCTACCTACCAACCACCGATTGATGGAAATATTATCTAATAATTAAATCAACCAAGCCCTTCATCTCTGAACGAGAGTGTCAACAGGGCTTTCAGTTTCGCGCGCAATGCTCATTGACGGCTGAATCCAAATAACCGATCAGACTTCGTCAACCGTATGTTGCATAAATGAAGTCGTCATATTTAACCTTGCGTTTGGGTGAAAAGCCTCGTATTGCTGATTAAACTGACTAGAGTTAGGTTACCTCCTACACTGGGTATCTGCCACTCACCTTCCTCGTCATTGCTCGATTCCCCCTGCAAGGCTAGAATTCCGACCTTCCAATTGTTATGCTGTTAGCGTCTtccattttcctttttaattaatttctttctttCGTAAAGTTAACCAAACAAGGCACAAGGAGAAACGAAACCTCTCAGATCTGAGAACTACCTCTCTCTGTCTCTCAGATCCATGGCTTGCTTGTTTCTCTTCCCTTTCGTTGCTTCTCttctattttctctttctttcGCTGAGATCCGGTACTCTGAAATCCGATCAGATGACCGTACGATTATCCCCTTCGACGAGTTTGGATTTGCCCACAAGGGTCAACTCGAGCTCAACGTCTCTGACATTCAGCTTTCTAACCCAAACCCTGATCTCGACCTTTCCAAGGTCGGATTCTTCCTCTGCACCCAAGACTCCTGGCTCCACGTGGTCCAGCAGATAGAGGACAGCGAGATCTCTTGTGCTCTACAGTCGGATCTCATCAAACATGTCTTCACATTCAAGAATCTCGAAAACGGCAAGAGCAACTTCTCTGTATTCGTCGTTGAAAACGACGCCGATCAGTATACTCTTGTTTTTGCTAATTGCTTGAATACGATTAAGGTATCCATGGACGTCAACTCAGCGATGTACAATCTCGAAAGGAACGGTAACCGCGATTACCTCTCTGCCGGCAAGACTATTCTCCCTAGGGTTTTTTTCTTGTTTTCCCTCGTTTATATTGGTCTTACTGGGTTATGGATTCACGTGCTGTATAAGAAACGACTCACCGTTTTCAGAATCCATTTCTTCATGCTTGCGGTGGTCGTTATGAAAGCTTTGAATTTATTATGTGAAGCAGAGGACAAGTCTTATATCAAGAGGACTGGCAGTGCTCATGGATGGGATGTGTTATTTTATATATTCAGCTTTTTGAAGGGGATCACTCTGTTTACTTTGATTGTGCTGATTGGAACGGGATGGTCTTTTTTGAAGCCCTACTTGCAGGACAAGGAGAAGAAGGTTTTGATGATTGTGATTCCTCTGCAGGTGGTGGCAAATATAGCTCAGGTGGTTATCGATGAAACAGGGCCATATGGTCAGTATTGGATCACTTGGAAGAAGGTGTTTTTGCTGGTTGACGTTGTGTGCTGTTGTGCAGTTCTGTTCCCCATTGTTTGGTCCATTAAGAACCTGCGAGAGGCCGCTAGGACAGACGGGAAGGCTGCTGTGAATTTGATGAAATTGACTCTGTTTAGGCAATATTACATTGTGGTAATTTGCTATATCTACTTCACCCGCGTGGTTGTATACGCATTGGAGACTATTACTTCATATAAGTATCTATGGACCAGCGTGGTGGCTGGAGAGCTAGCCACATTGGCGTTTTATGTGTTTACTGGATATAAGTTTAAGCCTGAGGCccataatccatattttgtgatcGATGATGATGAGGAGGAGGCTGCAGCAGAGCAATTGAAGCTGGAAGATGAGTTTGAGTTGTAATTCGTTTAGATAGCTATTGAACAAGAAGCTGGGCCGGAAAATTGGGACTATTAGGGTAGGAACCTGATCATTGCTATACAATAATCGGGTCATTATGAACATTTTGACTGTTAAAAGGGGCAAATGCAACTGCTCATTATGTGTTCTCTTTGTTTTCTTGTTGATGCACTATGTTTTTGTACTTTTGAGATGAAATAGTATAGGTTCATAAATTTTCATCTCTCTTCATTATACTGGATACTGGGTAGTGTGAATGTGAACAGGTTCTCAAACTAAATATTTTCAACCAGTGCTTTGGCAAAATGGTTAGTTGTGTGCTGGTTACTTGCTATTGTTTCTGTTACTTGGCTCAATTCTAGGTTCAACCAATTTATTAATTTGCATTGTATTTGAGTCTGGCTTACATGCAACTATAGAGAAATTCAGGAATTAATTAAGAATGATTTCTATATAGTGATTCTGTGATATCGATTTGTGGGCATCTCCATTCATGAAACATGGCTTTTACACACAAAATGATCCAGCCTCTTTACGGTGCTCATTCGAGAATTGGAGCGTGTACTGTATGCGGTTCATAATAAATTTCTCTTGTAAAGATTCTATGCTTATTGTTACTTTCGTAACGGTAGGAATATTCAAATTGTTAATTCTAATCTTATccccaatttaattttaatttttattttacttcaattttggaatttaaatttaatgttaattttaatgtcaattttaatttcagcttttaAATTTAATCACATTTTAATCCCAATTTTAACCTTTCTTCCGATTTTTATTGttaattcaatttcaattttaattttaaatcattCATCAAATCTTGGTTTTAATGTTAATTTTAATCTCAACATCATTTTAATTTTGaactttaaatttaattttaatagtaattttagtTTTAATATAATCTTGTTATGAAAATGCTTTCTAATTGTTTTGATCTTGACCCTTGACTTTAAGATTCATTTTTAGCTTTTAGATTTAAAAAGTGAAGAAgacaaatttattttaatttaattttaaaatgaatataagacaaagttttgtagaattaaatcCTAATCATTAATTTCTAGGGTTTTATTTTGATCCAAtagattttaattttatgaaaaaaaggTAGACCTTTAATTTTTATAAGGGTAATTGGACAAAAAATACCGAATCTTTTCATCAATTTACAAATTTATCCtaacattttaattttgattttggtaTCCTAACGTTTTATATTTGGTGCAATTGTATCCTATCTCTAAAATCAATTGCTGACATTGTAAATTTGTATACATGGCATCCATTGTGgcatttctttaaaatttttaaacttttttatTTGCCACATCATATCCTCATCTTACCTTAATCATGGTTAAATAATGTGTTTTAAGAGTAAATCCCTATTTCAGATATATGAGGATTAAATACAGTCTTACATATTTTCTCTTTGTTATGTGGCTTGAAAAATTTCACTCTAGCAACATATTCATcttttctgtgacaccccttacccgactacagtgtagccgagcaagttatgccactcagtgtgccgaacactctattttatcttaattcatttttatcgtagttttgaatataacttgtgaaatataatttatttaagccatttatcgaaattataatttatttgaggttccgagaattttatagaaaatccgcagtgatctactgaaaatagagaaaacagttcttcggaacctgtgaaaaacacttcctatgatcatattcaatcatctcatcactctcaaacttcaatatcaaaatctcaacatttttcaccattcatttctcaatcattcatcacatttgatagtcatgtaacagtcacagatcaatattcacttttccatttacaaacacaattttgcattatttacatgaaaatcaaaatacattacataagtttcatttacacaaaggaaaataaaaatcaattacaaaataccaaaatgaagcctagtgtcctaccaatgcactgtagacggtgaggtgacacggacactatgcagaactgtgaactgccttaccgaatctgtggtctactgggccctctgtccaaatcttcagtacctacgcgttgcaaaagcgacgcgctaagcataaagcttagtggtgccaataatacaagaaaatataatatgcaaataaaaataataatttccttgctattgtgttcataagaaatgagtaattactaacttattgtttagtcgagggctaatcatgttttatgatattaacttcttcatgcatttcattaattattatttttttttcatgatcttgagcttccttgtatttttgtaatcattcctgatacttaattttcgtattttctt carries:
- the LOC110648353 gene encoding protein CANDIDATE G-PROTEIN COUPLED RECEPTOR 7; amino-acid sequence: MACLFLFPFVASLLFSLSFAEIRYSEIRSDDRTIIPFDEFGFAHKGQLELNVSDIQLSNPNPDLDLSKVGFFLCTQDSWLHVVQQIEDSEISCALQSDLIKHVFTFKNLENGKSNFSVFVVENDADQYTLVFANCLNTIKVSMDVNSAMYNLERNGNRDYLSAGKTILPRVFFLFSLVYIGLTGLWIHVLYKKRLTVFRIHFFMLAVVVMKALNLLCEAEDKSYIKRTGSAHGWDVLFYIFSFLKGITLFTLIVLIGTGWSFLKPYLQDKEKKVLMIVIPLQVVANIAQVVIDETGPYGQYWITWKKVFLLVDVVCCCAVLFPIVWSIKNLREAARTDGKAAVNLMKLTLFRQYYIVVICYIYFTRVVVYALETITSYKYLWTSVVAGELATLAFYVFTGYKFKPEAHNPYFVIDDDEEEAAAEQLKLEDEFEL